In Falco naumanni isolate bFalNau1 chromosome 5, bFalNau1.pat, whole genome shotgun sequence, the following are encoded in one genomic region:
- the LOC121088863 gene encoding NADH-cytochrome b5 reductase 3 isoform X1, protein MGATLSTLGRFVTYPIWLIYTTILRRLFGSHNHAITLEDPEVKYALRLIDKEEVSHDTRRFRFALPSRDHILGLPVGQHIYLSARIDGALVVRPYTPVSSYDDKGFVDLVVKVYFRGVHPKFPDGGKMSQYIDCLKIGDTIDFRGPSGLLVYKGKGTFAIRPEKKAEPVIKKVKYVGMIAGGTGITPMLQIIRAIIKDEHDPTICQLLFANQTEKDILLRSELEEIQVQNPGRLKCWYTLDRAPENWEYSQGFVNQEMMKDHLPPPQNDVLILMCGPPPMIQYACIPNLDKLGYTKDMRFSF, encoded by the exons ATGGGGGCGACGCTCAGCACG TTGGGTCGGTTTGTGACATACCCAATATGGCTAATCTACACCACCATCCTGAGGAGGCTTTTCGGGAGTCACAATCATGCAATTACTCTGGAGGATCCTGAAGTGAAGTATGCATTGAGGCTGATTGATAAGGAG gaaGTTAGTCATGATACAAGAAGATTTCGATTTGCTCTCCCTTCTAGAGACCATATTCTGGGTCTCCCTGTAG GACAGCATATCTACCTGTCTGCACGGATTGATGGAGCTCTGGTTGTTAGACCTTACACTCCGGTTTCTAGTTACGATGACAAAGGCTTTGTGGATCTTGTTGTCAAG GTCTACTTCAGAGGTGTCCATCCAAAGTTTCCTGATGGAGGGAAGATGTCCCAGTACATAGACTGCCTGAAAATAGGGGATACTATTGACTTCAGAGGACCAAGTGGCCTACTTGTCtacaaaggaaaag gAACGTTTGCTATTCGGcctgaaaagaaagctgaacCAGTTATTAAGAAAGTGAAATATGTGGGGATGATTGCAGGTGGGACTG GGATAACACCTATGCTGCAGATCATTCGAGCAATCATAAAAGACGAACACGACCCTACCATTTGTCAGCTGCTCTTTGCTAATCAG ACAGAGAAAGATATCCTGTTACGTTCCGAGCTGGAGGAGATCCAGGTTCAGAATCCCGGTCGCTTGAAGTGCTGGTACACGCTGGACAGAGCACCTGAGA attggGAGTACAGCCAAGGATTTGTGAACCAAGAGATGATGAAAGACCACCTGCCCCCACCTCAAAATGATGTTCTGATCCTCATGTGTGGACCTCCTCCCATGATCCAATATGCTTGCATTCCTAACTTGGACAAACTGGGCTACACCAAGGACATGAGGTTCTCTTTCTAA
- the LOC121088719 gene encoding poly(U)-specific endoribonuclease-like isoform X1 — MAHGKALNHELSKLFNEMWDMDVNRLMPGKDYTIDLQGKAGAAQQADSAVQDSAARRLFHSVNEERLKSIKTFATFISLLDNYETSTGVAEVVTQEEIAENNCFLDAILETEVMKLAHEYLLKKNLAKANLTDFKYQLYDIWFQLYARKEGDRPDSCGFEHVFVGETRRGKQILGLHNWVQFYLQEKRNQIDYKGYVTRKNKTRPDKDDQVLSIQFSWKGSVKPIGSTFIGVSPEFEFALYTIIFLLAEERVTRETVKIEEYELQIVVCRHGHHIGTAYPVLLSTSSED, encoded by the exons ATGGCTCATGG GAAGGCCTTAAATCATGAACTTTCTAAACTTTTCAATGAGATGTGGGATATGGATGTTAACCGCCTTATGCCTGGGAAAGACTACACTATTGATTTGCAG GGAAAAGCAGGTGCCGCACAGCAAGCTGACAGTGCTGTGCAGGACAGCGCAGCCAGACGGCTGTTTCATAGCGTGAATGAAGAACGCCTGAAGAGCATAAAAACTTTTGCAA ccTTTATTTCCTTGTTGGACAACTATGAGACATCAACTGGTGTAGCAGAAGTAGTGACTCAGGaagaaatagctgaaaacaATTGCTTTCTTGATGCTATCTTAGAAACAGAAGTCATGAAA CTAGCTCATGAatatctgcttaaaaaaaacctagcaAAGGCAAACCTTACCGATTTCAAATATCAGCTCTATGACATCTGGTTCCAGCTCTATGCCAGGAAAGAAGGAGACAG ACCTGATTCTTGTGGTTTTGAACACGTTTTTGTTGGAGAAACAAGGCGTGGTAAACAGATCTTAGGTTTGCACAACTGGGTGCAATTTTACCTTCAGGAAAAGCGCAATCAAATTGACTACAAGGGATATGTCACTCGGAAGAACAAAACCAGG CCTGACAAAGACGACCAAGTTTTGAGCATCCAGTTCAGCTGGAAGGGCTCGGTCAAGCCCATTGGAAGCACCTTTATTGGTGTCAGCCCGGAGTTTGAATTTGCCCTTTATACCATCATTTTCCTGCTGGCTGAGGAAAGAGTCACACGTGAAACAGTGAAGATAGAGGAATATGAGCTACAGATCGTTGTATGCCGCCATGGGCACCACATTGGAACAGCATATCCAGTACTCCTGAGCACCAGTAGTGAAGATTAG
- the LOC121088719 gene encoding poly(U)-specific endoribonuclease-B-like isoform X2: MWDMDVNRLMPGKDYTIDLQGKAGAAQQADSAVQDSAARRLFHSVNEERLKSIKTFATFISLLDNYETSTGVAEVVTQEEIAENNCFLDAILETEVMKLAHEYLLKKNLAKANLTDFKYQLYDIWFQLYARKEGDRPDSCGFEHVFVGETRRGKQILGLHNWVQFYLQEKRNQIDYKGYVTRKNKTRPDKDDQVLSIQFSWKGSVKPIGSTFIGVSPEFEFALYTIIFLLAEERVTRETVKIEEYELQIVVCRHGHHIGTAYPVLLSTSSED, translated from the exons ATGTGGGATATGGATGTTAACCGCCTTATGCCTGGGAAAGACTACACTATTGATTTGCAG GGAAAAGCAGGTGCCGCACAGCAAGCTGACAGTGCTGTGCAGGACAGCGCAGCCAGACGGCTGTTTCATAGCGTGAATGAAGAACGCCTGAAGAGCATAAAAACTTTTGCAA ccTTTATTTCCTTGTTGGACAACTATGAGACATCAACTGGTGTAGCAGAAGTAGTGACTCAGGaagaaatagctgaaaacaATTGCTTTCTTGATGCTATCTTAGAAACAGAAGTCATGAAA CTAGCTCATGAatatctgcttaaaaaaaacctagcaAAGGCAAACCTTACCGATTTCAAATATCAGCTCTATGACATCTGGTTCCAGCTCTATGCCAGGAAAGAAGGAGACAG ACCTGATTCTTGTGGTTTTGAACACGTTTTTGTTGGAGAAACAAGGCGTGGTAAACAGATCTTAGGTTTGCACAACTGGGTGCAATTTTACCTTCAGGAAAAGCGCAATCAAATTGACTACAAGGGATATGTCACTCGGAAGAACAAAACCAGG CCTGACAAAGACGACCAAGTTTTGAGCATCCAGTTCAGCTGGAAGGGCTCGGTCAAGCCCATTGGAAGCACCTTTATTGGTGTCAGCCCGGAGTTTGAATTTGCCCTTTATACCATCATTTTCCTGCTGGCTGAGGAAAGAGTCACACGTGAAACAGTGAAGATAGAGGAATATGAGCTACAGATCGTTGTATGCCGCCATGGGCACCACATTGGAACAGCATATCCAGTACTCCTGAGCACCAGTAGTGAAGATTAG
- the LOC121088863 gene encoding NADH-cytochrome b5 reductase 3 isoform X2: MEPAALGRFVTYPIWLIYTTILRRLFGSHNHAITLEDPEVKYALRLIDKEEVSHDTRRFRFALPSRDHILGLPVGQHIYLSARIDGALVVRPYTPVSSYDDKGFVDLVVKVYFRGVHPKFPDGGKMSQYIDCLKIGDTIDFRGPSGLLVYKGKGTFAIRPEKKAEPVIKKVKYVGMIAGGTGITPMLQIIRAIIKDEHDPTICQLLFANQTEKDILLRSELEEIQVQNPGRLKCWYTLDRAPENWEYSQGFVNQEMMKDHLPPPQNDVLILMCGPPPMIQYACIPNLDKLGYTKDMRFSF, translated from the exons ATGGAACCCGCGGCG TTGGGTCGGTTTGTGACATACCCAATATGGCTAATCTACACCACCATCCTGAGGAGGCTTTTCGGGAGTCACAATCATGCAATTACTCTGGAGGATCCTGAAGTGAAGTATGCATTGAGGCTGATTGATAAGGAG gaaGTTAGTCATGATACAAGAAGATTTCGATTTGCTCTCCCTTCTAGAGACCATATTCTGGGTCTCCCTGTAG GACAGCATATCTACCTGTCTGCACGGATTGATGGAGCTCTGGTTGTTAGACCTTACACTCCGGTTTCTAGTTACGATGACAAAGGCTTTGTGGATCTTGTTGTCAAG GTCTACTTCAGAGGTGTCCATCCAAAGTTTCCTGATGGAGGGAAGATGTCCCAGTACATAGACTGCCTGAAAATAGGGGATACTATTGACTTCAGAGGACCAAGTGGCCTACTTGTCtacaaaggaaaag gAACGTTTGCTATTCGGcctgaaaagaaagctgaacCAGTTATTAAGAAAGTGAAATATGTGGGGATGATTGCAGGTGGGACTG GGATAACACCTATGCTGCAGATCATTCGAGCAATCATAAAAGACGAACACGACCCTACCATTTGTCAGCTGCTCTTTGCTAATCAG ACAGAGAAAGATATCCTGTTACGTTCCGAGCTGGAGGAGATCCAGGTTCAGAATCCCGGTCGCTTGAAGTGCTGGTACACGCTGGACAGAGCACCTGAGA attggGAGTACAGCCAAGGATTTGTGAACCAAGAGATGATGAAAGACCACCTGCCCCCACCTCAAAATGATGTTCTGATCCTCATGTGTGGACCTCCTCCCATGATCCAATATGCTTGCATTCCTAACTTGGACAAACTGGGCTACACCAAGGACATGAGGTTCTCTTTCTAA